The proteins below come from a single Aptenodytes patagonicus chromosome 20, bAptPat1.pri.cur, whole genome shotgun sequence genomic window:
- the LOC143169567 gene encoding LOW QUALITY PROTEIN: olfactory receptor 6F1-like (The sequence of the model RefSeq protein was modified relative to this genomic sequence to represent the inferred CDS: inserted 1 base in 1 codon) produces the protein MFSLSQGDHGFLWRMVHEEMSFGSFPLAELMDLNTWGHMANGTSAEEFVLLGFPCTWHSRVSLVVVFALTYSLTVTGNASSIALVWMNSNLRSPMYFFLCNLSFLVIWYTMGVGPKAIGVMQGTSQTTSFSVCILQLSFLLSLGSTECFILSVIGYDCYRAIRYPLRYSSVMNSVLSARLALSSRLGGFLAISLLAFLTSRLMFCGPDVINHFPCNIDSCLALSCSDTWPVELATFLVSVIIVVASCVLTLVSYMSIPSSMLRIQSAHGQKKDFSICSAHLGVIAIWYGSTMFLYVKPSAQXSLDLNKLINTFNRVVTSLLNPFIYTLRNKEVKQALGWAFQNK, from the exons aTGGATCTCAACACTTGGGGGCACATGGCAAATGGGACGAGTGCGGAAGAAtttgtccttcttggctttcCATGCACGTGGCATTCCCGGGTCTCCCTTGTGGTGGTATTTGCACTGACGTACTCCCTGACAGTAACAGGCAATGCGTCCAGCATAGCCCTCGTGTGGATGAACAGCAACCTCCGTAGCCcaatgtactttttcctctgtaatctcTCCTTTCTGGTGATCTGGTACACTATGGGTGTTGGTCCCAAAGCCATAGGAGTCATGCAGGGGACTAGCCAGACCACCTCCTTCAGTGTCTGCATCCTCCAgttgtcctttcttctctccctaggCTCCACTGAGtgttttatcctttctgtcaTAGGCTACGACTGCTACAGAGCCATACGCTACCCCTTGAGATACAGCTCCGTCATGAACAGTGTCCTCTCTGCTCGGCTGGCGCTCAGCTCCCGGCTGGGAGGCTTTCTGGCCATCTCACTGCTGGCCTTTCTGACATCCAGGCTGATGTTCTGTGGGCCAGATGTCATCAATCATTTCCCCTGCAATATAGATTCCTGCCTTGCCCTCTCCTGCAGTGACACGTGGCCCGTGGAGCTAGCGACCTTCCTTGTCTCCGTAATTATTGTGGTGGCCTCCTGTGTGCTCACCCTGGTCTCCTACATGTCCATCCCCTCTTCCATGCTGAGAATCCAGTCAGCCCATGGCCAGAAGaaggacttttccatttgctctgcccaTCTCGGTGTCATCGCGATCTGGTATggctccaccatgttcctgtatgtcaagccatcggccc actccctggatctgaacaaactcatcaatacctttaacagagttgtaacttctttgttgaaccccttcatttacacactcaggaacaaggaagtgaagcaagctctggggtgggctttccagaacaaatga